In one Brassica oleracea var. oleracea cultivar TO1000 chromosome C9, BOL, whole genome shotgun sequence genomic region, the following are encoded:
- the LOC106314763 gene encoding uncharacterized protein LOC106314763 gives MVSQLKFRWTILRESATSLRANRVPPDYIKCTMFPFSLDGKAARWLASLPTSTLTTWEQVRAASLSHFYTKSKTAALRHKISNFKQKTDEPFYDSWERYKEYQRECRTHGFEDDYIPEVFYDGVSYEFRNALDSSSNGDFMTQTTPGAFALIENMASSSLNKNKENDLSKCVNSIDDLAAKVDQLIKGNLSQVFIMEEAASENSASDVTPEADNTVDDQQEVSYVNGQGWQYKNYHLNPSVRSNPQLFAYPKLDKPVDNAQNNQGQNTGYQKGYQGRTYILSQAQHNQFQNQKHQTAQQVSPAPTTVPQDEMKGLATMMQQLL, from the coding sequence ATGGTCTCGCAGCTAAAATTCCGTTGGACCATATTGAGAGAGTCAGCAACTTCTCTCCGTGCAAATCGAGTGCCACCAGACTACATCAAATGCACCATGTTCCCATTCTCTCTTGATGGGAAAGCGGCTCGATGGCTAGCCTCTCTCCCGACCAGTACCCTCACTACATGGGAACAGGTCCGAGCAGCGTCCTTAAGTCACTTTTACACGAAGTCCAAAACCGCGGCTCTAAGGCATAAGATCTCCAATTTTAAGCAAAAGACTGACGAGCCTTTCTATGATTCTTGGGAGCGTTACAAGGAATACCAAAGGGAATGCCGTACCCATGGGTTTGAGGACGATTACATACCGGAAGTGTTCTATGATGGAGTGAGCTATGAGTTTCGTAATGCTCTAGACTCCTCGAGTAATGGAGATTTCATGACTCAAACAACACCAGGTGCATTCGCACTGATCGAGAATATGGCGTCAAGCTCACTCAACAAGAACAAGGAGAACGATCTCTCCAAATGCGTTAACAGCATAGACGATCTAGCGGCAAAGGTTGATCAGCTGATAAAGGGCAATCTGAGCCAAGTGTTCATCATGGAAGAAGCCGCATCAGAAAACAGTGCTTCGGATGTCACACCTGAAGCAGACAACACTGTGGACGATCAACAAGAAGTGAGCTACGTAAATGGACAAGGATGGCAGTACAAGAACTACCACCTGAACCCTAGCGTGAGGAGCAATCCCCAACTCTTTGCGTACCCTAAACTGGACAAACCAGTTGACAATGCGCAGAACAATCAAGGACAGAACACGGGATATCAGAAGGGTTACCAAGGAAGAACTTATATTCTGAGCCAGGCGCAGCATAACCAGTTCCAGAACCAAAAGCACCAGACTGCTCAACAGGTTAGTCCTGCACCTACGACTGTTCCACAAGACGAGATGAAGGGTCTAGCGACGATGATGCAGCAGCTGCTCTAG